A segment of the Bacillota bacterium genome:
GCTTCTATGACCAGGCCAATGCTAACGGTATGCTGGGGATAGCCCGGGCTAGAGAAGCCGGTTTTGATATGTGTCATTTCAACGTGCACAAGACTTTCTCTACGCCCCACGGTTGTTCCGGTCCCGGAACCGGGGCATTGGGCGTAAGGGACCATTTGGCCCAATTCTTACCGGTGCCCACGGTGGAGTTGGCTGACGGCAAGTATTATTTAGATTACGATCGGCCCGACACCATCGGCAAGGTAAGGGGTTTCTTCGGCGTGGCACCAGTTATCGTGAAAGCGTATTCCTGGATTATGATGCTGGGTGCCGACGGCCTGAAAGAGGTAGCCGAGATCTCAGTGCTCAACAACAACTACTTCCAAAAGAAAGTAGAAGAGATCCCCGGAGTTACCACTTGGTATGCCAAAGGACGGCGGCGGCTGGAACAGGTTCGCTACAGCTGGGAAAAACTAGAAGAGGAAACAGGGGTAGGCACCGTTGATGTCATGTGTAGGATCGGTGATTACGGTATCCAGCACTACTGGACCAGTCACCATCCGTGGGTAGTACCGGAACCCTTCACCTTGGAGCCGTGCGAGACGTTCTCCAAAGCTGATTTGGAAACATATGCAGCTGTACTGGCAAAAATAGCTGAAGAAGCTCGCCAAGATCCGGAGCTGGTCAAGACAGCACCTCATAAGTGCGCCAGCAGAAGACGGGCACGGCCGGAGGAATTAGATGATCCGGAAAAATGGGCCCTAACCTGGAGAGCTTATAAGAGAAAGTACAAGAAATAGCCGGACACAAAATGGTATAGAAGATGGCCTGGGTCGTCGTTGCTATGAAAGATCTGCTTTGTTGCCATCCTGAAGGCTTTGCCTGAAGGATCTTCTTCCAGATTCTTCAGTCGCTTTGCTCCTTCAGAAAGACAGGAAATTCTTTCCTTTATCGTGGTGCGGGCATCGTATAGAAATTCAGAGGAAACGAAGGATCTAAACCTTCATTGTCGTCCATAGTGATATAGAATATAAAGTGGCAGGCTTGCACAGTCTTTCGGTTCTAGCTCTAATACAATAGCGGAAAGTGGTGTAGTACTTTGAAACTAGGGTTTATCGTCAATCCGATTGCCGGCATGGGGGGCAAGGTGGGTCTCAAAGGGACTGACGGGACAGAGATCCTACAACGGGCGCGAGAGTTGGGGGCCGAACCCGAGGCCCCCAAAAAGGCCATCAAGGCCCTGGAAATCCTAACCCCGCTGCGAGACAAACTCAGGATCATTACCTGTCCCGGCGATATGGGCGAAAATGAAGCAGTGGCCGCAGGATTTGTTCCCACAGTTATCGGTGACCGAAAGGATGACACCGGGCCCGAAGATACCGAACAGGCAGCACGGTACATGCTTAATCTCGGAGTGGATCTCCTGCTTTTTGCCGGCGGTGACGGTACCGCTCGGAACATATATAATGCCATCGGGGCCAAGATGCCAGCCCTGGGAATACCGGCTGGGGTAAAGATTCATTCAGCCGTCTATGCTAATCATCCTCGCAGTGCCGGTGAGGTAGCGCTGAAATATCTTCAGGGGGAATTAGAGACCCTGAGGGAAGCAGAAGTTATGGACATAGATGAAGAAGCTTTCCGACAAGGTCAGGTGACAGCAGAATTATACGGCTATCTACAGGTTCCGTACGAACGCCAATTAGTGCAAAGCCTCAAAGCCGGCCGAACCGAAGGAGAAGAAGCGGCTCTCGATGCTGTAGCTGACAGGATCATAGATGAGATGGAACTGGACGTTTTGTATATTATCGGCCCCGGCACCTCCACCCGACCCATCATGGATAAACTAGACCTGCCCAACACCCTATTGGGAGTGGACCTAATAAAGAACCGCCGGCTGGTAGCCAGCGACGTAAGCGAACAAGAGATTCTAAGACACCTAGATGGTCAACAGACCAAGATCATTGTAACTGTCATCGGTGGCCAAGGCTACATTTTTGGTCGAGGTAATCAGCAGC
Coding sequences within it:
- a CDS encoding aminomethyl-transferring glycine dehydrogenase subunit GcvPB, translating into MAQVKIRENYHQARWDEPIIYELSTPGERGVLVPLPEQEVKDKAGDVLGKLPENMRRREAPPLPEVSQKHVLAHYLHLSQETLGANLNNDISQGTCTMKYNPRINEALAALIHHIHPSQAEDTMQGLLQIYYEFERFLKEISGMDRFTLQPGGGSHAVYTAASIIRAYHESRGELEQRNEVITTIFSHPCDAATPATAGFKIITLYPNEETGVPDLEALQEAVSERTAAIFITNPEDTGIYNRQIDKFVKTVHDAGGLCFYDQANANGMLGIARAREAGFDMCHFNVHKTFSTPHGCSGPGTGALGVRDHLAQFLPVPTVELADGKYYLDYDRPDTIGKVRGFFGVAPVIVKAYSWIMMLGADGLKEVAEISVLNNNYFQKKVEEIPGVTTWYAKGRRRLEQVRYSWEKLEEETGVGTVDVMCRIGDYGIQHYWTSHHPWVVPEPFTLEPCETFSKADLETYAAVLAKIAEEARQDPELVKTAPHKCASRRRARPEELDDPEKWALTWRAYKRKYKK
- a CDS encoding ATP-NAD kinase family protein produces the protein MKLGFIVNPIAGMGGKVGLKGTDGTEILQRARELGAEPEAPKKAIKALEILTPLRDKLRIITCPGDMGENEAVAAGFVPTVIGDRKDDTGPEDTEQAARYMLNLGVDLLLFAGGDGTARNIYNAIGAKMPALGIPAGVKIHSAVYANHPRSAGEVALKYLQGELETLREAEVMDIDEEAFRQGQVTAELYGYLQVPYERQLVQSLKAGRTEGEEAALDAVADRIIDEMELDVLYIIGPGTSTRPIMDKLDLPNTLLGVDLIKNRRLVASDVSEQEILRHLDGQQTKIIVTVIGGQGYIFGRGNQQLSAKVIQKVGKKNIRIIATKNKIVSLRGQPLLVDTGDDEVNAEFNDYMRVVTSYNEEMMYKVQGL